Genomic segment of Arachis hypogaea cultivar Tifrunner chromosome 11, arahy.Tifrunner.gnm2.J5K5, whole genome shotgun sequence:
GGGTTGACGGACTGAAATTTGTCAGACTGATCTGCCTAACCCTTTAAAAAAGATGGGTTTGGTTAAAAATTTGAGaccactaaattttaaaatttcgcCTAACCCGCACCGTTTAATTTATGGACTTTGGCGGGTTTTGGTGGGGCGGAGCAGACTTTTCCGGCGGACTAAGCGTATTTGTTGTCATGGccaatttttataaatttctatGATGTTATTGATCTACAAGAGAATAAAAATGGTAATTGAAGAtattttaagttatattttagattatgttttatatttgattgattataaacttaaagatgtttaattatatgttttggataatattgattttattattttgtttaaaaaaaattaatttataattatatttattatatatttataattataaaaactttaatatttatgaatttaaaaattataatttttttatatcttaaaaatttataaatttattgaaataattataaaattatatatattatttaatatttaataatttataaaaaaaatttacacacTTAACCTGCCATTAAACAAGACGAAAGAAAAATTTAAGATTGTCTCACTAAATAAGACAGAACGGACCGCCAGATAACGGACTTTTAGCAGGTCTTCTCTTAGATAGATAGACGTTTTAACCATGCATTCACTTGATCATTATTACACAATtataattgagaaaaaaaatttctacaactctgttctttattttcttcataAAAAATATGCACAATGAATAATCTACCTTCGCTTATGATTTTTCGTGGTTTTTGTCCAGTACTTCTTTCcataaaaaattctcaaattTGTTTCGGTCAGAatcaatataaatattttaatatatatttttttatcatttttagtgatttcttttatattttaattttttactttttttattatatttcttttatttatatgataaatattaaatttttatattatttttttaatgctttAATTTTCATACatgttatttttttagaatttgtatTGTTTCTtggtttatatgattttttttatttatcgtactttatttctattttttatgaaatttttttatttttatttagatttttcatattatttttcttattgttcggtaggtcgggtaccggacggttcgggttagGACCCTGAGGTCAACGCTTGGGATGGTGGAGAGACTCGTCTGGTCGTGGTTTCCTGGTCCCGGGTGTgcgaggtcccgagcacttcgtatggagaggggggtgccacctgcaaagacactccgacgctcttgtcagaatatgtgcaggcggaAAGGAGGTGGTGTAaggatgtgacgtaccttggggggagagtcagtctcccccttatatacatgtcagtagtgggcccctcCAGTGGTTAGGCCCATACCCTCAAGGGCGCTGTCCCACGGCTGTGTGCaagccgtacgggacgcgtgtccgggtcgggtggagggcGCGTTGTTGGGCCGGCGGGAACTCGGGTCGGGTTAACCCGCGTGagcttgggccaggccgtaacagtgcccccgacgcgtCAGCGGTGGCCGTGAGGGCCATTGGTGGCGCGTGATGTCTACGTTCGTACGTTGTCGTTGGGTCGGCTGATCGTGGGAGAGACGCGTCTCTTGTGCGCGTGTCTCTTGATCTGCTGTGGCATCTGTTTGCCGTTTCGTTCTCTGcactgggcatttaatgctcataatgaTTTGAAAAAACCTGTGCGCAAAGACTATCTTGCCCCTGCTTCCTTTCGCGCTTTTGGAGGTGGTTTTTAAACAGTTTTCTCCCTATCCACCTCCCACTCTTACTATTTTCAACTCCTTCTCTCCCTAACATCCAAAGCTTCCAGTGCGAATTCCCTCCTGCTTCAACTTTCAGTCCAAGTTTCCTTCATCATTCCAGGTAATTTTTTGGTCTCTTTCCTTTGGTATCTGTGTTATGTCCTGCTGCTGTGCGATTGCTGCTTGCGTTTGTTGCATGGCtagtttatttttgttgaaagGTTTTTCAATGTTGGGGTAGGTGAGTTAGgggaggggtaccattccaggATAGGTTTTTTGGGTGGTTTATGTGGTAGGCGTAGTTTTTAGCCGTGTTTGGTCACGATTGGGTTGAAAAGGCGTAGTTTCTGAGTTTTTTCGggctcccgacctcatagactaacggagtggtaccccgctgtaggtatgcctcgcgttGTCTCCCGGTCTTCCGGATCTGGTGCGGCTTACGACCCGTATGCTTGGGTGACCGACGATATAAGGAGCTCACCCAACCAGATGGGTTTGGAGGAATTGACGGAGTTCCGGCAAGCCGGCTACTTGTGTGGGGGGACTGACGAAGAGGCCAACTACGAGGCCATTGTCCCTGCTCCCCATGAGcgtatttatgagctcaattttcaCTCCCCTCGTGTCCCCGATTGGATCTGGTTTTATAAGTCCATGTTCACGCAAGTCGGTGTTTGGATACCGTTCTCCGAGTTTCAGATGGCGCTGCTGAACCGGATATCCGTCCCCCcgtctcagcttcatccgaacagctgggcttcgaTCCGCTGCTTCGAAATGGTCTGCGAGTACTTGGAGCTGCCGACGTCGGTGgacgtttttctcttttatttcaacCTTACCAACCCCTCCAAACAGGGGAAGGCGAGAAAAGGGTTTCTTTCTTTCCGTTCTGCCCAGGGTAGGAAGATTTTTAGCCTTTTTGAGGACTCCTACCACGGTTTTAAAGATAAGTACTTCAAGGTTCGTCCCGTCAAGGGTCGTCATCCCTTCTGGTTGTCGTTAGAGGGGGAGCGCCTTATCCAGACTTACTGGAGTTTTGGCGCGGGGTCGAATCCTTTCGTCAAAGTGACGTACAAAAGGTTGTCGGCTGTAGATAAGCAGATAGCCGACGTCCTTTTTGCTATCTTTGAAAAGAACCCCGTGAACCCACATCTTCTTATGGGTGAGCGGGAGGCCGCCAGGAGCTATATCCGTGAGTTGTCTTCTTTGTTTGCCTATGTTTCTTTGTCGTTGTTCTTCTCTTTCCGATCTAACGACTAACGTGCCTATTGTTTGTCGCAGTGGAAATGTCTGCCACCGTGACCGGTCTTGAGAATCTGATGAAGACCTTTTTTGAGGCAAGTGATGACGAGAATGCCGAAGAGAAGGACGTCGGTAAGTCGGAGGGTCCTTCAGGGGAGAAGGAGAGCCAGGCTTCCCCTACCCGGGATACCGAAACGTCGGGAAAACAGGGCGTAGGGGGTCAGGCTTCCCCTACCCGCGAGGAAGGGCCTGCTGATGGGCATGTGACTCTCACCCCTCATCCGGATAGTGACGTGGAGCTTATCCATACTCCCAAGAAgcgaaagatgtcttccagcccgGAAGGGGGCCTTACCATAATGGAGAGGAACTTTGATGCTACCAAATTCATTGACTCCCAACTGATACCCGGGACAGAAGAGCATTTTCATGAGACCGAACTGtccgggcaggcgaggtggatgtatcgcaccttgcttcgtggggccgtgatagctcggaaggccgaATTCGAGTTATCCGGTATGGAGGCGCTTCGGAGGAAGCTTGAGTCCTCTGCTAAGGCGAACAATGACTTTAAGGCTCAAGTTGAACTCCTCCAGGGTCAGCTGTCCGAGATGGGGGGAAAGCTTAGTGCTGCTGAGGAGAAGTCGTCGTTTGTTGCGGAGAGGTTGAAGGCGTCCGATGAGACCGTGGCCCGGCTTCTTGAGCGCGAGATGACATTGGAGGGTCAACTGAACGCCGCTCAGGGTCGGATTGTCGCCTTGGAAAAGGAGCGGGAGCAGGCTGTCTCGGAGGCGAAGGCCGCTAAAGCAGAGGCCGCTGAGCTTAAGAAGAAGCTTAAGGTGGCCAAGGAGCAAGGGAAGAATGCTATCTTGATGACCGAAGATGCCCTGAAGGCTCAGCTGAGGATTGCTGCTCCTGATTTCGAGACGTCGTCAATTGGCGTTTTCAAGACTATCCAGGACGAAAAAATTGTTGATATGCCGAGGAAGTGAAGTCTTATAACTTAGGATATTTTGTAATGCATTTGCTGAACAACCTGTTGTTCGTTCTTTGTTTTGACTCTTGATAAGTTATACTTGTTTGGTCGTTTGGCCGGGTTGCCGTTTATTGTATTCGTTGTTATTTCTCTTGGGGGGCTGGCACTCGTTTTCCCGTTTTGTGATAGTTATGGCTTGAATTGCCGTGGTTGCGTTGTCGTCGCAGTGGTCTTTGGCCGTGACTAAGATGgcccccggggtgatcagtcccggtctGCCGTTTTAAGGCGCGCTCGTGTGCGTCGCACGTAGGGAGGAAGTAAAAGAGCAGACAAGTAGGCAAGCATGAGTAAAAAGCAAATTAACTAAGTATAAGTTAATCTTTAGCCAAGCAATTTAACCAATATGGCGAATATTTGACAAGATAAAAAGGTGAATTGTCATGTGGACAAAGCGGGTATTTACTTATTTCTTTAAGCTCTTAGTTCGGCGAATCGTCTGGTCATGGGTAGAACCTTCTCAGGTTACCCGCATTCCATGTTCTGGGTACTTCCTTGCCGTCGAGTCTTTCGAGCTTGTAAGCACCTTTGCCGAGTACCTCCCTTACCCTGTAGGGTCCTTCCCAGTTTACCGTCAGCTTGCCTTCCCCTGGGGTCGGGACGCCGATGTCGTTGCGTCGCAGGACGAGGTCCCTTTCCTCGAAATCTCGTTTGAGGACTTTTGCGTTGTAACGCTgggctattctttgtttcagCGCCGTTTCCGTTAGGTGAGCTATCTCCCTCGTTTCCTCAATCAGGTCTTTCTCGACTACTTCGCTCATGCCCGCGAGCAGTAGTCGGGGGCTCGGTTCGCCGATTTCGACTGGTATCACCGCGTCGACCCCGTATGTCAGTCGAAAGGGAGTTTCCCCCGTGGCGCTTTGCTCGGTTGTCCGGTAAGACCATAAGACGGAGGGGAGTTCGTCAGCCCAGCTCCCTTTCTTATTGTCTAGGCGCTTCTTTAGACCAAGGAGGACGACTTTGTTTGCGGCCTCTACCTGCCCGTTCGTTTGGGGGTGTTCTATTGAGGAGAACTTTTGCTTTATCCCCAGGCcagagaggaattccatgaacttcttgtcggtgaactgggtCCCGTTGTCCGAGATAACCACCTCCGGGATaccgaaacgggttatcacctgcctccacatgaacttccggcAGTTGGTGGACGATATCATGGCTAGTGGctcagcctccacccatttggtatagtagtcaatggcgacgatgaggtatttgacttgtcctgggccgaccgggaaaggtcccaggaggtcgactccccattgtgcaAAAGGTCGTGTAGTCGTTAGCGAGCTTAGTTCGGAGGCCGGTgccttgtggaagttggcgttttgttgacacttCGTGCATTTTCTGACGAATTCCTTTGAGTCCTTCATCATTGTCGGCCAGTAGTATCctgctcggatgagcttccttgctagggctttgcccccgatgtggtgtcCGCAACACCCCTCGTGGACTTCTCTGAgcacgtagtccgtttggtcggggtgcAAACACTTCAATAGGGGCTGGCTAAGTCCCTTTTTGAATAGTTGTCCCTGTATGATTGCATATCTGGCCGCCTCCCTTCTTAAAGCTTTGGCTGCTTTCTCATCTTCGGGCAACTTGCCGAGTTCCAGGAAGTTGGTGATGGGGTCCAGCCATGAGGGGCTCGACTCCGTCAAGTGGAGGGCGACCGTTGGTTCCTTCACCATGCCTTGGATGAGCGACCGGTTACCCGATCCTGGCTTTGTGCTCGCAAGCTTCGACAAGAGGTCTgctcgtgtgttcctttctcttggaACGTGCAGGACGATGACCTCCTGGAACTGGCTTGTCATTTGCTTAAccttttccaagtatttttggaggagggggtcccgggcttggtagcttccgtttatctgtgaggtgacgacttgggagtcgctgcatacttcgaCCCTCGTCGCCCCGACTTCCCGAGCCAGCATTAGTTCGCCTAGGAGAGCCTCATATTTTGCTTGGTTGTTCGACACTGGGAACTCGAACTTGGTCGATTGCTCATAGATGACCCCTGCTGGGCTTTCCAAGATGACCCCTGCTCCtccggacgtttggttggaggctccgtccacatgaagcctccaccgtgtgcccgtttccTCGGGAGGGTCGCCCGTTACCTCCACCAAGAAGTCTGCCATTGCCTGGGCCTTGATTGCGTGTCGGGGCTCATACTGTAGGTCATATTGTgagagctcgatggcccaggtcatcatcctaccAGCCAAATCAGGTTTTTGCAGTATTTGTCGAATCGCCTGATCTGTCCTCACAACTATACGGTGACTCTGGAAGTATTGTCTTAACCTTCGGGAGGACACTAGGAGCGCCAGCGCCAGTCTTTCCAGTTTGCTATTCCTCAGCTCTGGTCCCTGGAGTGCCCTGCTCACGAAGTAGACGGGCTGTTGTGTCTTTGCTTCTTCTGTAACGAGGACCGCGGCAAGCGCTTCCTCAGTTACTGACAGGTAGAGGTAGAGCGGTTCTCCGGCTCTGGGTTTCCCGAGGACTGGTGGTGCCGCCAAGATTtccttgaagtggttgaatgcctcttcgcacgctggggtccattcgaacgtcattccctttctcattaaatTGAAGAAAGGTAGGGCCCTTGCTGCCGATGCGCCGAGGAAACGGGACAAAGCTGTCAATCTCCCAGCAAGTCTCTGGACGTCTTTGATGCAACCCGGACTCTTCATTTGAAGGACCGCTTGGCATTTTTCGGGATTGGCTTCCACTCCTCTTTGAGTGATCATGAAGCCCAGgaactttccggcctccatgGCGAACGCGCATTTGAGCGGATTAAGCCTCATGTCGTGTTGTCGTAGGGACGAGAAAACGCCGTTAAGGTCGCTCAGGAGATCGTCAGGTCGTGCGGTCTTTGCGAgtatgtcatccacatagacttcTACTGTTTTGCCCATGAGTTCGCTGAAtatcttattcatcaacctttggtatgtggctccGGCATTTTTTAGACCAAACGGCATTACCTTGTAACAATAGATGccccctggcgttatgaacgccgttttttcctcgtcgggtcggtgcatcggtatctgattgtaccctgagtaggcgtccatgaagctcagatatcTGTACCCTGCCGCTGCGTCGACGAGTGCATCAATATTAGGtagggggtagcagtccttgggacaagccttgttgaggtcagagtagtccacgcacattctccacctcccGTTGTGTTTTTTAACCAGAACCACATTCGACAACCAAGTCGAGTAGTCCAGTTCCCGGATGAATTCCGCTTCTAAGAGGCTGGCCGTTTGCTTGGCTATCTCTTCCGCCCTTTCCTGCgacatttttctccttctctggGCCACTGGTTTGGCTCCTGCCTTTACGGCCAGGTGATGCGACATGAGCTGGGGatctatcccgggcatgtcggcaggtgtccaggcaaagaggtcggcattGGCCCTAATCATTTCCATCAAAGGCTCCTTTATCTCGTGGGGGAGGTTTCTGTTTATGAATGTGAATTTATCGTCCTCCTCGCCGACTCTGAACTTTTCCAAGTCTCCTTCTGGCTCTGGTCTGGGTTTGTCGTCTACCCTGGCATCCAGGTCGGCCAGGAAGACCCCTGACGCTTCCTTGGATTTTTTCCTGAGAGAAAGGCTGGCGTGGTCGCAAGCGACCGCCGTTTCCAAGTCGCCCCTGAGGGATCCCACGGATCCGTCATCGGTGATGAATTTCATCACCAGTAGTTTCGTACTGATAGCTGCCCCCAAGTCGTTAATGGTctttctccccaggatgatgttatAAGCCGTCGAATCTCGTAATATCACAAAGTCTGCCATGACTGTTCTCCGTCTTTGCCCTTGTCCCACAGAGGTCGGGAGTGTGATAATTCCGtccggcttgatgaagtggtcacctaaccctaccacaccgtgctggtgggtcgtcaGGTCCGAATCTCTCAATCCCAAGGCATCGAAAACATTtcggaacatgatatttgagtctgcccccgtg
This window contains:
- the LOC140176288 gene encoding uncharacterized protein, translating into MADFVILRDSTAYNIILGRKTINDLGAAISTKLLVMKFITDDGSVGSLRGDLETAVACDHASLSLRKKSKEASGVFLADLDARVDDKPRPEPEGDLEKFRVGEEDDKFTFINRNLPHEIKEPLMEMIRANADLFAWTPADMPGIDPQLMSHHLAVKAGAKPVAQRRRKMSQERAEEIAKQTASLLEAEFIRELDYSTWLSNVVLEILAAPPVLGKPRAGEPLYLYLSVTEEALAAVLVTEEAKTQQPVYFVSRALQGPELRNSKLERLALALLVSSRRLRQYFQSHRIVVRTDQAIRQILQKPDLAGRMMTWAIELSQYDLQYEPRHAIKAQAMADFLVEVKQMTSQFQEVIVLHVPRERNTRADLLSKLASTKPGSGNRSLIQGMVKEPTVALHLTESSPSWLDPITNFLELGKLPEDEKAAKALRREAARYAIIQGQLFKKGLSQPLLKCLHPDQTDYVLREVHEGCCGHHIGGKALARKLIRAGYYWPTMMKDSKEFVITRFGIPEVVISDNGTQFTDKKFMEFLSGLGIKQKFSSIEHPQTNGQVEAANKVVLLGLKKRLDNKKGSWADELPSVLWSYRTTEQSATGETPFRLTYGVDAVIPVEIGEPSPRLLLAGMSEVVEKDLIEETREIAHLTETALKQRIAQRYNAKVLKRDFEERDLVLRRNDIGVPTPGEGKLTVNWEGPYRVREVLGKGAYKLERLDGKEVPRTWNAGNLRRFYP